A genomic window from Haladaptatus caseinilyticus includes:
- a CDS encoding phosphoribosyltransferase family protein produces MNRAEKATLQLQAVSVLRMLKETRTYDELAEVTDLPAGDLNRYVNGHVLPSTDRAEAVVEGVGREELADELEARTRLDTEGYVDNSGVVFDQAFLDLVAPVAAETFDFSHPDVVLTAATDGITLAAAMASYFGARCAYAKKSKETAVEEFIEARQRLASGIELTYYLPSSAIGSGETVLVVDDLIRSGETQELLLEIAHDADADVGGVFALIAAGDEGIERAKARTDAPVGALALFE; encoded by the coding sequence ATGAATCGAGCCGAGAAGGCTACTCTCCAGTTACAGGCAGTCTCCGTTCTGCGGATGTTAAAAGAGACGCGAACCTATGACGAACTTGCCGAGGTGACCGATCTCCCTGCGGGCGATTTGAACCGCTACGTGAACGGTCACGTTCTCCCGAGTACCGACCGCGCCGAAGCAGTCGTCGAAGGAGTCGGCAGGGAAGAACTCGCGGACGAACTCGAAGCTCGTACTCGTCTCGACACCGAAGGCTACGTGGACAACTCGGGCGTCGTCTTCGACCAAGCGTTTCTCGACCTCGTCGCACCGGTCGCCGCCGAAACGTTTGATTTCAGCCACCCTGACGTAGTACTGACCGCCGCAACCGACGGCATCACCCTTGCCGCCGCGATGGCGAGTTACTTCGGCGCGCGCTGTGCCTACGCGAAGAAGTCGAAAGAGACCGCCGTCGAGGAGTTCATCGAGGCTCGTCAGCGACTCGCTTCCGGTATCGAACTCACTTACTATCTCCCGTCTTCCGCCATCGGATCGGGCGAAACCGTGCTCGTCGTGGACGACCTCATCCGCTCCGGCGAGACCCAAGAACTGCTTCTCGAAATCGCCCACGACGCGGACGCCGATGTGGGCGGCGTTTTCGCACTCATCGCAGCAGGGGATGAGGGAATCGAGCGTGCAAAAGCCCGAACTGACGCACCAGTCGGTGCGTTGGCGCTGTTCGA
- the thrS gene encoding threonine--tRNA ligase: MNHRSQPAVVVSLPDGSSREFSRPVSVEEVAYEIGPGLGNDCVAGIVDGDLVAPEYRIESNANLRIVTPDSDEYVRVLRHSAAHVLAQAVLRRFPDAKLAIGPPTDDGFYYDFDGVELDGDDLAVIEAEMRDIVVEDYDIVREEVAPDDARERLADQPYKRELMTKIEDVGEPVSFYHQGEFEDLCAGPHVESTGEIGALSLLEIAGAYWRGDEDEAMLTRLYGTAFDREADLEEFLERREKAKERDHRKIGAEMELFSVPDHSPGCVHFHPNGMALRRELEEFVREKNAELGYEEVKTPELNHAELWKKSGHYEHFTEKGEMFVWEQNGHEYGLKPMNCANHAHIYDYDRRSYRDLPLRFSEFGTCYRNEQSGELSGMLRVRGFTQDDGHAFVRPDQIQAEIARTLAVIREMYAVFGLDVLLKLETKPDDAIGDDALWERAREALRNALDDEKLDYEVAAGEGAFYGPKIAINAKDAIGREWTIGTVQLDFVQPERLGISYIGEDNEAHRPVMIHRALLGSLERFMGVCIEHFAGNFPLWLAPEQIRVLPITDDDAEYAESVANEFDEFRVEVDNRDWTLGKKIRAGHDDHVPYMLIVGSDEAESGTISVRDRKERQHGNIELAAFRIHLEEECGEKRQQPDFLD, from the coding sequence ATGAATCATCGATCACAGCCAGCAGTCGTCGTATCGCTTCCGGACGGATCGAGTCGCGAGTTCAGCCGCCCAGTTTCGGTAGAGGAGGTCGCCTACGAGATCGGACCGGGTCTCGGAAACGACTGCGTCGCCGGAATCGTGGACGGCGACCTCGTCGCACCAGAATATCGAATCGAATCGAACGCAAACCTTCGGATCGTCACACCGGATTCGGACGAATACGTTCGTGTCTTGCGCCACTCCGCGGCGCACGTACTCGCGCAAGCAGTGCTTCGCCGCTTTCCGGATGCGAAACTGGCTATCGGGCCGCCGACGGACGACGGCTTTTACTACGATTTCGATGGCGTCGAACTCGACGGAGACGATCTCGCCGTAATCGAAGCCGAGATGCGCGATATCGTGGTTGAGGATTACGATATCGTCCGGGAAGAAGTCGCCCCTGACGATGCGCGTGAACGACTTGCAGACCAGCCCTACAAACGCGAACTGATGACGAAAATCGAGGACGTAGGCGAACCGGTGTCGTTCTATCACCAAGGGGAGTTCGAAGACCTCTGTGCTGGCCCGCACGTCGAGTCAACGGGCGAAATCGGTGCGCTCTCCCTGCTCGAAATCGCCGGGGCGTATTGGCGCGGCGACGAGGACGAGGCGATGCTCACGCGACTCTACGGTACGGCCTTCGACCGCGAGGCGGACTTGGAGGAGTTTCTCGAACGCCGCGAGAAAGCCAAAGAGCGTGACCATCGCAAAATCGGCGCGGAGATGGAACTGTTCTCGGTCCCCGATCACTCGCCGGGATGTGTGCATTTCCACCCGAACGGGATGGCACTCCGGCGAGAGTTGGAAGAGTTCGTCCGCGAGAAAAACGCCGAGTTGGGCTACGAAGAGGTGAAAACGCCCGAACTCAATCACGCCGAGCTGTGGAAGAAGTCGGGGCACTACGAACATTTCACGGAGAAAGGGGAGATGTTCGTATGGGAACAGAACGGCCACGAATACGGTCTCAAGCCGATGAACTGCGCGAATCACGCGCACATTTACGATTACGACCGACGGTCGTATCGTGATCTTCCACTGCGATTCTCGGAGTTCGGCACGTGCTATCGAAACGAACAGTCGGGAGAGCTCTCCGGAATGCTCCGGGTACGCGGGTTCACGCAGGACGACGGTCACGCCTTCGTTCGCCCGGACCAGATTCAGGCAGAAATAGCACGGACGCTCGCCGTCATCCGCGAAATGTACGCCGTCTTCGGACTGGACGTCCTGCTAAAACTGGAGACGAAACCCGACGACGCAATCGGTGACGACGCGCTCTGGGAACGCGCACGTGAGGCCCTTCGAAACGCGCTGGACGACGAAAAACTCGATTACGAAGTCGCAGCGGGAGAAGGCGCGTTTTATGGGCCGAAAATCGCAATCAACGCGAAGGACGCTATCGGACGCGAATGGACGATCGGGACGGTGCAGTTGGATTTCGTCCAACCAGAGCGACTCGGGATCAGCTACATCGGCGAGGACAACGAAGCACACCGTCCCGTGATGATACACCGCGCGCTCCTCGGGTCGCTCGAACGATTCATGGGCGTATGCATCGAGCACTTCGCGGGCAATTTCCCGCTCTGGCTCGCACCGGAACAGATTCGAGTGCTGCCGATTACGGACGACGACGCGGAGTACGCCGAAAGCGTAGCGAACGAATTCGATGAGTTCCGAGTTGAGGTGGACAACCGTGATTGGACGCTCGGGAAAAAGATTCGTGCTGGGCACGACGACCACGTTCCGTATATGCTCATCGTCGGTAGTGACGAAGCGGAGTCGGGTACGATATCGGTCCGCGATAGAAAGGAGCGACAGCACGGTAATATCGAACTGGCGGCGTTCCGGATTCATCTCGAAGAGGAGTGCGGAGAGAAGAGACAACAACCGGATTTCCTCGACTAA
- the pyrE gene encoding orotate phosphoribosyltransferase, giving the protein MANQELIEALRAADAVQYGEFELSHGGTSNYYVDKYLFETDPHCLELIAEAFAERLGDTKLAGVALGAVPLVAVTSVETGNPYVIARKQKKEYGTANLVEGRLEAGEEVIVLEDIVTTGQSAVDAVEALRDAGAEVNKILVVVDREEGGRENLADADVEMEALLSASDLLEQGE; this is encoded by the coding sequence ATGGCGAATCAGGAACTCATCGAAGCCCTTCGGGCGGCGGACGCCGTTCAGTACGGCGAATTCGAGCTCTCGCACGGCGGAACGAGCAACTACTACGTTGACAAATATCTGTTCGAGACGGACCCTCACTGTCTCGAACTCATCGCCGAGGCGTTCGCCGAGCGACTGGGGGATACGAAACTCGCGGGCGTCGCCCTCGGTGCCGTCCCACTCGTCGCAGTCACCAGCGTCGAGACGGGCAACCCCTACGTCATCGCACGAAAGCAGAAAAAGGAGTACGGGACCGCGAACCTCGTCGAAGGGAGGCTGGAGGCGGGAGAAGAGGTCATCGTTCTCGAAGACATCGTAACGACGGGCCAAAGCGCGGTGGATGCCGTGGAAGCCCTCCGAGACGCGGGTGCAGAAGTGAACAAGATCCTCGTCGTCGTGGATAGGGAGGAAGGTGGCCGCGAAAATCTAGCCGATGCCGATGTCGAGATGGAGGCCCTTCTCTCCGCCTCCGACTTGCTCGAACAGGGCGAATAG
- a CDS encoding CDP-2,3-bis-(O-geranylgeranyl)-sn-glycerol synthase, whose protein sequence is MDILGVDVFEAVVVAVWAMLPAYVPNNVAVLAGGGAPIDGGRTWNGERILGDGKTWRGTVAGVAAGAVLALGLNAINGPNASIFGARLPDPFPAVVIVAMPLGAMLGDMGASFLKRRTGRQRGAAFPGVDQLDFVVMALLLTSLSAPGWTLRTFTLPVLTVVVVVTPFLHLVTNMAAYMVGLKNEPW, encoded by the coding sequence ATGGACATTCTCGGTGTGGACGTTTTCGAAGCCGTTGTCGTCGCGGTGTGGGCGATGTTGCCCGCGTACGTGCCGAACAACGTCGCGGTGCTTGCGGGCGGTGGCGCACCCATCGACGGGGGTCGGACGTGGAACGGAGAACGAATCCTTGGGGACGGGAAAACCTGGCGTGGGACCGTCGCAGGCGTCGCCGCGGGAGCGGTGCTCGCACTTGGGTTAAACGCAATCAACGGGCCGAATGCAAGTATCTTCGGCGCTCGACTTCCCGACCCCTTCCCCGCAGTCGTCATCGTCGCGATGCCGCTCGGTGCGATGCTCGGTGATATGGGGGCGTCGTTCCTGAAGCGTCGAACCGGACGACAGCGTGGCGCGGCGTTTCCCGGCGTCGACCAGTTGGATTTCGTCGTGATGGCGCTCCTGCTCACGTCGCTTTCCGCGCCGGGGTGGACGTTACGGACGTTCACCCTTCCGGTGCTCACCGTGGTCGTCGTCGTCACGCCGTTCTTACATCTCGTGACGAACATGGCCGCATACATGGTCGGGTTGAAAAACGAACCGTGGTAA
- a CDS encoding proline dehydrogenase family protein: MIPPIASRFVAGETPAEALEYTQELNQRNVSVILNLLGEHYHDRKPADEDAEVYVRLLEDIDRSDLSACVSVKPSQVGLDIGTHVFRENMERIADAAEDTFVWIDMEDHETTDATLDVFEQLTREHDGGIGVCLQANLKRTADDLERLADLPGKVRLVKGAYDELEDIAYKQKEKVNAVYREYLEFMFQEFEGGIAVGSHDPAMIEYAKELHEEYGTDFEIQMLMGVREDAQYELAEEYEVWQYVPYGGKWMSYFYRRVMERKENLLFAARAVLGR; the protein is encoded by the coding sequence ATGATACCACCGATTGCCAGTCGGTTCGTCGCTGGTGAAACACCGGCGGAGGCGTTGGAGTACACGCAGGAGCTGAATCAGCGGAACGTCAGCGTCATTCTCAATCTGCTCGGCGAACATTACCATGACCGGAAACCGGCGGACGAAGACGCCGAGGTGTACGTCCGATTGCTCGAAGACATCGACCGTTCTGATCTTTCTGCATGTGTTTCGGTCAAGCCATCGCAAGTCGGCCTCGATATCGGCACGCACGTTTTCCGCGAAAATATGGAACGCATCGCGGACGCCGCCGAAGACACGTTCGTCTGGATCGATATGGAAGACCACGAGACGACGGACGCAACCCTCGACGTATTCGAACAACTGACTCGCGAGCACGACGGTGGCATCGGTGTCTGTCTCCAAGCGAACCTAAAGCGGACGGCGGACGACCTCGAACGACTCGCAGACCTTCCTGGGAAAGTGCGACTGGTGAAGGGCGCCTACGACGAACTCGAGGATATCGCGTACAAACAAAAGGAGAAGGTCAACGCCGTCTATCGTGAATATCTCGAATTCATGTTTCAGGAGTTCGAGGGCGGCATCGCAGTCGGCAGCCACGACCCAGCGATGATCGAATATGCCAAAGAACTCCACGAGGAGTACGGCACCGACTTCGAAATCCAGATGTTGATGGGTGTCCGCGAAGACGCCCAATACGAACTCGCGGAGGAGTACGAGGTTTGGCAGTACGTTCCGTACGGCGGTAAATGGATGTCGTACTTCTACCGTCGTGTGATGGAACGGAAGGAGAACCTGCTGTTTGCGGCCCGTGCAGTGCTCGGTAGATAA
- a CDS encoding DUF502 domain-containing protein yields MSSWKRDAGSGLIVLAPLLVTAYIVAWMFLKIAGLPFLVKLPNYTILGGFITIPGSLIRVGIVLTVFSMLVLSVGYLMRTTVGGIVENAIDGAMNQLPGLRIVYNASKMAAETALSDTNQLQKPVKIETWNGMRMTAFKTGKTTDDGRELLFLPTAPNITTGFVVEVEPDQFTETDESVEDALTRVLSAGFGENSESGIPINVTEEGKDNTKTPPPTQ; encoded by the coding sequence ATGTCTTCGTGGAAGCGTGACGCTGGCAGCGGTCTCATCGTTCTTGCCCCCTTACTGGTCACCGCGTATATCGTGGCGTGGATGTTCCTCAAAATCGCTGGGCTTCCGTTCCTGGTCAAACTTCCGAACTACACGATTCTGGGAGGGTTCATAACGATACCCGGTAGCCTCATTCGTGTCGGTATCGTCCTCACGGTGTTTTCGATGCTCGTGCTCAGCGTGGGATATCTCATGCGGACGACCGTCGGTGGAATCGTTGAAAACGCCATCGACGGAGCGATGAACCAACTGCCCGGCCTCCGAATCGTCTACAACGCGTCCAAAATGGCCGCCGAAACCGCACTTTCCGACACCAACCAACTGCAGAAACCGGTCAAAATCGAGACGTGGAACGGAATGCGGATGACGGCGTTCAAAACCGGAAAGACGACCGACGACGGTCGGGAACTCCTCTTTTTGCCGACTGCACCGAACATTACGACTGGATTCGTCGTGGAGGTCGAACCCGACCAGTTCACGGAAACCGATGAGAGCGTCGAGGATGCCTTGACTCGCGTCTTGAGCGCTGGATTCGGAGAAAACAGCGAAAGTGGAATTCCGATCAACGTGACTGAGGAAGGCAAGGACAACACGAAGACACCCCCGCCGACGCAGTAA
- a CDS encoding DUF6276 family protein produces MTCPECGDERLPFTVPSELREYVPSEPASVLLCPHCLHLDPTEDVEAELADFTRISSTLPEDRDVAAAMILATALLSSLALHRQRIDALLDRVEAAGIDPLLALDRLAADSELEPNFDIESRRQQLLQLRD; encoded by the coding sequence ATGACGTGTCCAGAATGTGGGGACGAACGGCTTCCATTCACCGTTCCATCCGAACTCCGCGAATACGTGCCGAGTGAACCGGCTTCAGTGCTCCTCTGTCCACATTGCCTTCATCTCGACCCAACGGAAGACGTGGAAGCGGAACTCGCCGACTTTACGCGAATAAGTAGCACACTTCCCGAGGACCGAGACGTCGCAGCAGCAATGATTCTCGCAACCGCACTCCTTTCGTCGCTTGCACTCCATCGACAGCGTATCGACGCTCTCCTCGACCGGGTCGAGGCGGCCGGTATCGACCCGCTTCTTGCCCTCGACAGACTCGCGGCGGATTCGGAACTCGAACCGAACTTCGATATCGAATCGCGGCGTCAGCAGTTGCTCCAACTCCGGGACTGA
- a CDS encoding HIT family protein — protein MPENCIFCQIVAGDIPSKTVYEDDSVFAFLDVNPLAPGHTLVIPKHHYETLADLPEDAATDLFSALHRLTPVVEDAVAADASNVAFNNGEASGQEVPHVHGHIIPRFDDDGGNPIHAIAGRTPDLSDEELDEIAADIRDAR, from the coding sequence ATGCCCGAAAACTGCATCTTCTGTCAAATCGTGGCAGGCGACATTCCGAGTAAGACCGTCTACGAAGACGACAGCGTGTTCGCGTTTCTCGACGTGAACCCTCTCGCGCCGGGGCATACGCTCGTCATTCCGAAACACCATTACGAGACGCTTGCCGACCTCCCCGAAGACGCTGCAACCGACCTGTTCTCGGCGCTCCACCGCCTCACGCCCGTCGTCGAGGATGCGGTTGCTGCCGACGCGAGCAACGTCGCGTTCAACAACGGTGAGGCGTCGGGACAGGAAGTTCCGCACGTCCATGGACATATCATTCCACGATTCGACGATGACGGTGGCAACCCGATTCACGCCATCGCCGGACGTACGCCGGATCTCTCCGATGAAGAGTTAGACGAGATCGCAGCCGACATCCGCGACGCTCGATAA
- a CDS encoding AAA family ATPase codes for MKRTAALVGVTGGAGTTRLCVELGAILTHTGRDVVILDAAFATQGLAHHAPGRIDTDLTTLLTDENDLANGLTDALIDHPVETPGRLALCPTYAPFERLARAKGVDAVQRFETLIEILSNQFDHVLVDTPPVAANQSVAAVNAVDSIALVAPASRSGSDAAQGMRGRLVDLGTNADSVIVNRVDGEHPLGDALAIPTDATAAEDVPSSVPDLDTSFSPAIATAAETVFDTTLAIDFPEEGLFDIDPDDYLPESLP; via the coding sequence GTGAAACGAACTGCTGCACTCGTCGGCGTAACTGGCGGGGCCGGAACGACACGCCTCTGTGTCGAACTCGGTGCCATCCTCACACACACCGGCCGCGACGTGGTTATTTTGGATGCCGCGTTCGCGACGCAGGGCTTGGCCCACCATGCACCCGGTCGCATCGATACTGACCTTACCACGCTGTTGACCGACGAGAACGATCTTGCGAACGGACTCACTGATGCGCTCATCGACCATCCTGTCGAAACACCTGGACGACTCGCGCTCTGCCCGACATACGCACCCTTCGAGCGATTAGCACGCGCAAAAGGAGTTGATGCGGTCCAGCGATTCGAAACGCTCATCGAGATCCTGTCGAATCAGTTCGACCACGTTCTCGTGGATACACCGCCGGTCGCAGCGAATCAGTCTGTTGCGGCGGTGAACGCCGTCGATTCCATCGCACTTGTCGCACCTGCTTCCCGTAGTGGTTCGGATGCGGCTCAAGGGATGCGTGGTCGCCTTGTCGACCTCGGAACGAATGCGGATTCCGTCATCGTCAATCGCGTGGATGGTGAGCATCCATTGGGAGATGCGTTGGCGATTCCGACGGACGCTACTGCCGCTGAGGACGTACCTTCGAGCGTCCCCGACCTCGATACGTCGTTTTCGCCTGCTATCGCTACCGCCGCTGAAACCGTTTTCGACACCACACTTGCTATCGATTTTCCGGAGGAGGGCCTGTTCGATATCGATCCGGACGACTATTTACCGGAATCACTCCCGTAG
- a CDS encoding DUF7858 family protein, whose product MALSDIAEGLEVTTEQRNRGVATVDDTGRNLGEQLTAFASDLPCDADTAEKILESYSAGISIGETARESGVAPITAAKTLHLLSVDGVSPLGPIGHEIIRDWLSADLSRTEARTLTGANETEFALATFIETHEPIAGSAEVVESVLTPGGDAAVEKRDALAETMSDVGDLF is encoded by the coding sequence ATGGCGCTGTCGGATATTGCGGAGGGGTTGGAGGTGACGACCGAGCAGAGAAACCGCGGTGTCGCAACCGTGGACGATACTGGTCGGAATCTCGGCGAGCAACTGACCGCCTTCGCCAGCGACTTACCCTGCGATGCCGACACGGCGGAGAAAATACTGGAATCGTACTCCGCTGGCATATCTATCGGCGAAACCGCTCGTGAGAGCGGGGTTGCACCGATTACTGCGGCAAAGACGCTCCACCTGCTCAGCGTAGATGGTGTCTCTCCACTTGGACCGATCGGCCACGAGATTATTCGGGATTGGCTCTCGGCCGACCTCTCACGTACGGAAGCACGGACGCTAACCGGCGCGAATGAAACTGAATTTGCGTTGGCTACGTTCATCGAAACGCATGAACCGATAGCAGGGTCGGCAGAAGTGGTGGAAAGTGTGTTGACACCCGGTGGCGATGCGGCGGTCGAAAAGCGGGACGCACTGGCTGAGACGATGAGCGACGTCGGCGATCTGTTCTAA
- a CDS encoding transcription initiation factor IIB: protein MSTTETHAETCPECYSRVRERGAEAVCTECGLVVAEDNLDRGPEWRSFSDDETNRKRTGAPLTRSRHDRGLSTEIGYRDSSVRLTGRKRRQVMRMRRQHNRARISSKSERNRVYGFTEIRRLVGALQLPVNVRDQACVLFESAQSEDLLRGRSLEGFAAAAVYATCRTATVARTLEEVVEKARADRNELIVAYDALNSELGLPIGPIDPREYLPRFASQLGLSMSVERQAKAFVTQAETQNIVSGRNPSGVAAACLYAAASECNEKVTQRETADVADVTPVTLRSTYHDLQR, encoded by the coding sequence ATGAGTACGACAGAGACCCACGCCGAAACGTGTCCCGAATGCTACAGCCGAGTCCGCGAACGCGGCGCAGAGGCAGTCTGCACCGAATGTGGACTCGTCGTTGCGGAAGACAACCTCGATCGCGGTCCGGAGTGGCGCTCGTTCTCCGACGACGAGACGAATCGAAAGCGGACCGGTGCACCCCTCACGCGCTCGCGGCACGACCGTGGCCTCTCGACTGAGATCGGCTACCGGGACAGCTCGGTTCGATTGACCGGTCGTAAACGACGACAGGTGATGCGTATGCGCCGTCAGCACAACCGTGCACGGATCTCCTCCAAGTCCGAGCGAAATCGTGTGTACGGGTTCACGGAAATCCGCCGACTCGTCGGCGCACTCCAACTCCCCGTGAACGTGCGCGACCAAGCCTGCGTGCTGTTCGAATCCGCACAGAGTGAAGACCTGCTCCGTGGTCGTTCGTTGGAAGGATTCGCCGCGGCGGCGGTGTACGCGACGTGCCGAACGGCTACCGTCGCCCGGACGCTGGAGGAAGTTGTAGAGAAAGCCCGCGCCGACCGAAACGAACTGATAGTCGCCTACGATGCCTTGAATTCCGAACTCGGCCTTCCGATAGGGCCGATCGACCCCCGCGAGTATCTCCCTCGATTCGCGAGCCAACTCGGCCTTTCGATGTCGGTCGAGCGGCAAGCGAAAGCGTTCGTGACGCAGGCAGAAACGCAAAATATCGTCAGCGGTCGCAATCCGAGTGGCGTGGCAGCGGCTTGTCTCTACGCCGCCGCTTCCGAGTGTAACGAGAAGGTGACCCAACGCGAAACGGCCGACGTAGCCGATGTAACTCCTGTTACGCTCCGTTCGACCTATCACGACCTACAACGGTGA
- a CDS encoding MinD/ParA family ATP-binding protein produces the protein MILAVTGGKGGVGKSTVALNLGRELGGVVVDADLAMADLPPAHGPNLHDVLAGRAEPLEAVSHAGGVSLLACGRTLAGARACDLTTFVETVERLADEYEHVIIDCPAGMAADAGLPLVVANVCVIVTVPRRFALADAVRTRALARQLDAGLLRVVLNRTGADPPIDTVEQTLGAPVTTMPESKTLARAQRHGRPVATIAPESKSAEQFAELGRVVHRCRS, from the coding sequence GTGATTCTGGCCGTCACGGGTGGGAAGGGCGGGGTCGGGAAATCGACCGTGGCGTTGAATCTCGGACGAGAGCTCGGTGGCGTCGTCGTCGATGCGGATCTCGCGATGGCAGACTTGCCGCCAGCACACGGCCCGAATTTACACGATGTGCTTGCCGGACGAGCGGAGCCACTCGAAGCGGTTTCCCACGCTGGGGGAGTCAGTTTGCTCGCTTGTGGTCGCACGCTCGCCGGTGCACGAGCGTGCGACCTGACGACGTTCGTAGAAACGGTCGAACGATTAGCAGACGAATACGAACACGTGATTATCGACTGCCCGGCAGGGATGGCCGCCGATGCAGGACTTCCGCTTGTCGTTGCGAACGTGTGTGTGATCGTCACCGTTCCACGGCGGTTCGCGCTGGCAGATGCGGTTCGAACCAGAGCGTTGGCTCGCCAACTGGATGCGGGGCTCCTCCGAGTTGTCCTGAACCGAACGGGAGCCGATCCGCCGATCGATACCGTCGAGCAGACGCTCGGTGCTCCGGTAACGACGATGCCGGAGTCGAAGACGCTTGCACGCGCACAGCGACACGGTCGGCCTGTCGCAACGATCGCACCGGAGAGCAAGTCAGCAGAACAGTTTGCGGAGCTCGGCCGTGTAGTTCACCGTTGTAGGTCGTGA
- a CDS encoding DUF7857 domain-containing protein has translation MVTLRWTTDEHSHGHKTVTLVELVIENSSEIPIRLRIANQLDGAVWPPRVEGVPEVGWDDGGYEGVVDAGERRALGYASPAKQLGPDTVPVEIVWTERAAKPQKPAQSGDVGLDAGDGSLSIRPTTDGVIRSLGDSRPPSDAVPLPVAFELPENVESWLVEVESRIERHDIRDTDRRALRAAADQASDLLERAETAHEATKTSGGNT, from the coding sequence ATGGTGACGCTACGCTGGACGACGGATGAACACTCCCACGGGCACAAGACCGTCACGCTGGTCGAGCTGGTGATCGAAAATTCGAGCGAAATACCGATTCGGCTACGGATCGCAAACCAGCTCGACGGAGCGGTGTGGCCGCCCCGAGTTGAAGGCGTTCCGGAAGTAGGGTGGGATGATGGTGGGTACGAGGGCGTCGTCGATGCGGGCGAACGGCGAGCGCTCGGCTATGCGAGTCCGGCAAAACAGCTCGGACCGGACACGGTGCCCGTCGAAATCGTCTGGACCGAACGAGCGGCGAAACCACAGAAACCGGCACAGTCCGGCGATGTTGGTCTCGATGCTGGAGACGGTTCTCTTTCGATTCGGCCGACGACAGACGGAGTTATCCGGTCACTAGGGGACTCCCGTCCACCGTCCGATGCCGTTCCGCTTCCGGTCGCTTTCGAGCTACCGGAAAACGTCGAATCGTGGCTGGTCGAAGTGGAAAGCCGGATAGAACGGCACGACATACGCGATACGGACAGACGAGCACTTCGTGCAGCTGCTGACCAAGCGTCTGACCTGCTCGAACGTGCCGAAACCGCTCACGAAGCGACCAAGACGAGTGGAGGAAACACGTGA
- a CDS encoding DUF7856 family protein: MNVRIEGETLSGRAIDLSDRSVTPEMILAAFRNDVETSVGSVTIDCPEPEPVHDHIGCIEPEMSINVRSAVADAARSRNRTAPQDEEIASLARKLESFDVPEVSLRAERKRVMETSGSETKLRERVASLRGRVRAVKESERDVEPAESELRAATRKLSEVETERIAAEQALEHARKRQRSARDERAKRLRLRDRKANLERSARRQLTQQIHESFVDAVRTVPGRGRVTGPGTFEGESVTAALAVARIASLRAPIVLACDRFETAKSASNCLGAPVLQV; encoded by the coding sequence ATGAACGTTCGAATCGAAGGTGAAACACTGTCGGGACGCGCTATCGACCTCTCCGATCGGTCAGTGACACCGGAGATGATTCTCGCAGCCTTCAGAAACGATGTTGAAACGTCGGTCGGTTCAGTTACCATCGACTGTCCGGAACCCGAACCGGTCCACGACCACATCGGTTGTATCGAACCCGAGATGTCGATCAATGTTCGGTCGGCGGTAGCTGACGCCGCACGTTCCAGAAACCGAACCGCACCGCAGGACGAGGAGATAGCATCACTCGCACGCAAACTGGAGTCGTTCGACGTGCCGGAGGTTTCGCTCCGAGCAGAACGGAAGCGGGTGATGGAGACGAGTGGTTCGGAGACGAAACTTCGGGAGCGAGTCGCATCACTTCGAGGCCGAGTCCGGGCGGTAAAGGAATCCGAACGGGACGTCGAACCCGCCGAATCGGAGCTTCGAGCGGCAACGCGAAAGCTGTCCGAGGTCGAGACAGAACGAATCGCCGCCGAGCAAGCGCTCGAACATGCACGAAAACGACAACGTTCGGCTCGGGACGAACGAGCGAAGCGACTGCGTCTCCGCGACCGGAAGGCGAACCTCGAACGGAGTGCTCGTCGGCAACTTACACAGCAGATACACGAATCGTTCGTCGATGCGGTTAGGACAGTACCGGGAAGGGGGCGAGTAACCGGTCCGGGAACGTTCGAAGGAGAGTCGGTGACTGCGGCACTGGCGGTCGCACGAATCGCTAGCCTTCGTGCACCAATCGTGTTGGCGTGTGATCGGTTCGAGACGGCGAAATCAGCAAGCAACTGTCTCGGTGCTCCCGTGCTACAGGTTTAA